The Microbacterium luteum genome includes a region encoding these proteins:
- a CDS encoding D-alanyl-D-alanine carboxypeptidase family protein → MTTHRDSTDALSDFADLMAGSETVSADTAAERGRTRRVLGRILLAMVLVIALGALSAGGYAAWALGAPLPAPTAQLQDRAVAASEPVAVAEPSQGASAVTVSGAPEYLGVDGLQAASGTTDAVPIASITKLITALVVLDAHPLGEGDAGPTLTFGAADHALYDAYYVRGATIAAMPAGSTMTLRDALATMLIPSASNYAHAVSTWAYGSQSAFLGAARAWLEANGLTSTRIVDPTGLDPGNVSTTADLLRLGALAAADPTIAELAATPSLTLPATGPMRNTNELLGVDGITGLKTGNLGNGTFTLLYTASLDVGLGEPLAVTGAVVGSQTREATNDVALRTLASIRAGFHDVALADAGDVVGTITTPWGESAQAVVARDAALRTWSDTPVEVTVDTRAPEVYRDGAVVGTITWTAGPETATSDVVVAGHIPEPTAWWRLTHPDQLG, encoded by the coding sequence ATGACGACGCATCGCGATTCGACGGATGCGCTGTCGGACTTCGCGGATCTGATGGCGGGATCCGAGACGGTGTCCGCCGACACCGCGGCCGAGCGCGGGCGCACCCGCAGGGTTCTCGGTCGCATCCTGCTCGCGATGGTGCTCGTGATCGCCCTCGGTGCACTGTCGGCGGGCGGATACGCGGCGTGGGCGCTCGGCGCTCCGCTCCCGGCACCGACGGCACAGCTGCAGGATCGGGCCGTCGCCGCATCCGAGCCGGTCGCGGTCGCGGAACCGTCACAGGGGGCGTCGGCGGTGACGGTGTCGGGTGCGCCGGAATATCTCGGCGTGGACGGACTTCAGGCGGCGAGCGGCACCACGGATGCCGTGCCGATCGCGAGCATCACCAAGCTCATCACCGCTCTCGTCGTGCTCGACGCCCATCCCCTGGGCGAGGGGGATGCCGGCCCCACGCTCACCTTCGGCGCCGCCGACCACGCTCTCTACGACGCCTACTACGTGCGGGGCGCGACGATCGCGGCCATGCCCGCGGGCAGCACCATGACGCTGCGAGACGCCCTCGCAACGATGCTCATCCCGTCGGCGAGCAACTACGCGCACGCGGTGTCGACGTGGGCTTACGGCTCGCAGTCCGCGTTCCTCGGCGCGGCGCGCGCCTGGCTCGAGGCGAACGGACTCACCTCGACGAGGATCGTCGATCCCACCGGTCTTGATCCGGGGAACGTCAGCACCACCGCCGACCTGCTGCGCTTGGGCGCACTGGCCGCGGCGGACCCCACGATCGCGGAGCTCGCGGCGACGCCCTCGCTCACGCTCCCCGCGACCGGTCCGATGCGCAACACCAACGAGCTGCTCGGCGTCGACGGCATCACGGGTCTGAAGACCGGGAACCTCGGCAACGGCACCTTCACCCTGCTGTACACGGCATCGCTCGACGTCGGACTCGGTGAGCCGCTCGCCGTCACCGGCGCGGTCGTGGGCAGCCAGACGCGAGAGGCGACGAACGACGTCGCGCTGCGCACGCTCGCCAGCATCCGCGCGGGGTTCCACGACGTCGCCCTCGCCGACGCCGGCGACGTCGTCGGCACGATCACGACGCCGTGGGGCGAGTCCGCCCAGGCGGTCGTGGCGCGCGACGCCGCGCTGCGCACGTGGTCGGACACCCCGGTCGAGGTGACCGTCGACACGCGCGCGCCGGAGGTCTACCGCGACGGCGCCGTGGTCGGCACGATCACGTGGACCGCCGGACCCGAGACCGCCACCTCCGACGTCGTCGTGGCGGGCCACATCCCGGAACCCACCGCGTGGTGGCGCCTGACACATCCCGATCAGCTCGGCTGA
- a CDS encoding NAD(+) synthase: MSTPLPFDSAYRHGFARVAACTVPVAIADPATNAEAILDAARACHDDHTAVAVFPELGLTGYAIDDLVLQDAVLDAVDSAIEHLAAETADLLPVLVVGAPLRHRNRLYNCAVVIHRGRVLGVAPKSFLPTYREFYERRWYAPGDDQAGGVIRIAGADVPFGPDLLFRARDVPDLVVHAEVCEDVWVPIPPSSRAALAGATVMVNLSGSPITIARAEDRHELCRSQSLRCLGAYVYAAAGAGESTNDVSWDGQTMIYEVGNLLAETERFPDGPRRSVADIDLDRLRQDRQRQGTFDDNRRTHAADTVFRTVEFDLAPPVSPTGLARPVDRFPFVPDDPARLAQDCYEAFNIQVTGLVQRMRAIGNPKPVLGVSGGIDSTHALLVIARAMDLLGRPRSDILTYTMPGFATSERTKSNAIALSQAMGASIETIDIRGAATEMLEKLGHPFAAGEPLHDITFENVQAGLRTDYLFRLANRNGGFVVGTSDMSELALGWATYGVGDHMSHYAVNAGVPKTLIQHVIRWVISHREGVDDAAAAILQGVLDTEISPELVPADADGNIQSTEDRIGPYALHDFTLFHVLRFGMRPSKIAFVAAHAWSDAEAGAWPPGFPHDDRYAFTLDEIARWMRVFLTRYFSFAQFKRSAIPNGPKVSPAGSLSPRGDWRAPSDGNARVWLAELDAALPPS, translated from the coding sequence GTGAGCACTCCTCTCCCGTTCGACAGCGCCTACCGCCACGGGTTCGCGCGCGTCGCGGCGTGCACCGTGCCCGTCGCGATCGCCGATCCGGCGACAAACGCCGAGGCGATCCTCGACGCCGCACGCGCGTGCCACGACGACCACACCGCCGTCGCGGTCTTCCCCGAGCTCGGACTCACCGGCTACGCGATCGATGACCTCGTGCTCCAGGATGCGGTGCTCGACGCGGTCGACAGCGCGATCGAGCACCTCGCCGCCGAGACCGCCGATCTCCTGCCGGTGCTCGTCGTCGGAGCTCCGCTCCGCCACCGGAACCGCCTGTACAACTGCGCCGTCGTCATCCACCGCGGTCGCGTGCTGGGCGTCGCTCCGAAGTCCTTCCTGCCGACCTATCGCGAGTTCTACGAGCGCCGCTGGTACGCGCCCGGCGACGACCAGGCCGGTGGCGTCATTCGCATCGCCGGCGCCGACGTGCCCTTCGGGCCCGATCTGCTGTTCCGCGCCCGCGACGTTCCCGACCTCGTCGTGCACGCCGAAGTGTGCGAAGACGTCTGGGTGCCGATCCCGCCCTCCTCCCGCGCGGCGCTGGCCGGCGCGACGGTGATGGTGAACCTCTCGGGAAGCCCCATCACGATCGCGCGCGCCGAGGACCGCCACGAGCTGTGCCGGTCGCAGTCCCTGCGCTGCCTCGGAGCGTACGTCTATGCCGCCGCCGGCGCGGGCGAGTCGACCAACGACGTGTCCTGGGACGGCCAGACGATGATCTACGAGGTCGGCAACCTCCTCGCCGAGACCGAGCGCTTCCCCGACGGGCCGCGCCGCTCCGTCGCCGACATCGATCTCGACCGCCTGCGACAGGACCGCCAGCGACAGGGGACCTTCGACGACAACCGCCGAACCCACGCCGCCGACACCGTCTTCCGCACCGTCGAGTTCGACCTCGCGCCCCCGGTGTCGCCGACCGGCCTCGCGCGGCCGGTCGACCGCTTCCCGTTCGTGCCCGACGACCCGGCACGGCTGGCGCAGGACTGCTACGAGGCGTTCAACATCCAGGTGACCGGTCTGGTGCAGCGGATGCGGGCGATCGGGAACCCCAAGCCCGTGCTCGGCGTCTCCGGCGGCATCGACTCGACCCACGCGCTCCTGGTGATCGCGCGCGCGATGGACCTGCTCGGTCGGCCCCGCTCGGACATCCTCACCTACACGATGCCGGGCTTCGCGACGAGCGAGCGCACCAAATCCAACGCGATCGCCCTGTCCCAGGCGATGGGCGCGTCGATCGAGACGATCGACATCCGCGGTGCAGCGACGGAGATGCTGGAGAAGCTGGGGCACCCGTTCGCCGCGGGAGAGCCGTTGCACGACATCACCTTCGAGAACGTGCAGGCGGGGCTGCGCACCGATTACCTCTTCCGCCTGGCCAACCGCAACGGCGGCTTCGTCGTGGGCACCTCCGACATGTCCGAGCTCGCCCTCGGTTGGGCCACCTACGGCGTCGGCGATCACATGAGCCACTACGCGGTGAACGCCGGTGTGCCGAAGACCCTCATCCAGCACGTGATCCGCTGGGTGATCTCCCACCGCGAAGGCGTCGACGACGCGGCCGCGGCGATCCTGCAGGGTGTGCTCGACACCGAGATCAGTCCCGAGCTCGTTCCGGCCGACGCCGACGGCAACATCCAGTCCACCGAGGACCGCATCGGGCCGTATGCCCTGCACGATTTCACCCTGTTCCACGTGCTGCGGTTCGGGATGCGCCCGTCGAAGATCGCGTTCGTGGCCGCACACGCGTGGAGCGACGCCGAGGCCGGCGCGTGGCCGCCCGGATTCCCCCACGACGACCGCTACGCCTTCACGCTCGACGAGATCGCCCGGTGGATGCGGGTGTTCCTCACGCGCTACTTCTCGTTCGCGCAGTTCAAGCGCTCGGCGATCCCCAACGGACCGAAGGTCTCCCCCGCCGGCTCGCTGTCCCCGCGTGGAGACTGGCGGGCGCCGTCGGACGGCAACGCGCGCGTGTGGCTCGCCGAACTCGATGCGGCGCTTCCGCCGAGCTGA